One Akkermansiaceae bacterium genomic region harbors:
- a CDS encoding inositol monophosphatase codes for MNHLEVAKQAACQAGAFLKEHFGKPLDVDEAKHHDIKLALDRESQDLITRVLLGEFPDHAIYGEEGVAGNQDSEYQWIVDPIDGTVNFFYGIPHYCVSIALRHAGELIVGVIYDPSMDDLWEVKKGGPALLNGKPISVSARTRLEESALFVGCGKDEASLATGLERFRKASLRARKMRMMGSAALGMAYIASGRLDAYVESRISLWDIAAGQLLLEAAGGKTDLTEIPGITDAWSIVATNGKIPIEEIL; via the coding sequence ATGAATCATCTTGAAGTAGCGAAGCAGGCAGCATGCCAGGCGGGGGCGTTCCTAAAGGAGCACTTTGGTAAACCGCTCGACGTGGACGAAGCAAAACACCACGATATCAAGCTCGCGCTCGACCGCGAAAGCCAGGATCTGATCACCCGCGTGCTGCTCGGGGAATTCCCCGACCACGCGATCTACGGCGAAGAGGGGGTGGCCGGCAACCAGGATAGCGAGTACCAGTGGATTGTTGATCCCATCGACGGTACCGTGAACTTTTTCTACGGTATCCCCCACTACTGTGTCTCGATCGCCCTCCGCCACGCCGGCGAACTCATTGTGGGCGTGATCTACGACCCGAGTATGGATGATCTCTGGGAGGTCAAAAAAGGTGGCCCCGCCCTGCTGAACGGGAAGCCTATTTCTGTCAGTGCACGCACCAGGCTGGAGGAATCAGCGTTATTTGTCGGGTGTGGCAAGGACGAGGCCTCATTGGCCACAGGGCTTGAACGTTTCCGGAAAGCCTCACTGCGGGCACGGAAAATGCGGATGATGGGATCGGCGGCCCTTGGCATGGCCTACATTGCCTCGGGCCGACTGGATGCCTATGTTGAGTCGAGGATTTCGCTTTGGGACATCGCCGCCGGCCAACTTCTGCTAGAAGCAGCCGGAGGCAAAACCGACCTTACGGAAATCCCAGGAATCACTGATGCCTGGTCGATCGTGGCGACCAATGGCAAGATCCCGATCGAAGAAATCCTCTAA
- a CDS encoding ABC transporter ATP-binding protein, protein MSDPILEIRDLKMHFPVKGGVLSRQVAAVKAVDGVSLTINQGETLGLVGESGCGKSTLGKCIVRLTNPTAGSIVFQGVPITHLSQSQLRPIRKNMQMVFQDPAESLNSRMSVGQIIAEPLEVQGIGTKATRRDMVEQLLERVGMPKTAAQRFSFEFSGGQRQRIGIARALALNPEMIVLDEPVSALDVSVQSQVLNLLLDLQEEFNLAYLFIAHDLAVVKHISDRVAVMYLGKIVELADADDIYKNPRHAYTKALISAIPEPDPTAAKDRVHLEGEIPSPINPPAGSAFGHRINHPLYESTIGMDMSLVEIEKNHWVAADPCCISEHDFEKARGLL, encoded by the coding sequence ATGTCCGATCCCATCCTAGAAATTCGCGATTTGAAAATGCATTTTCCTGTGAAAGGTGGTGTACTCTCGCGCCAGGTTGCTGCCGTCAAAGCCGTTGACGGGGTTTCTCTAACCATCAACCAGGGGGAGACCCTCGGGCTGGTGGGTGAGTCAGGCTGCGGTAAATCAACGTTGGGGAAATGTATTGTCCGGCTCACCAATCCGACGGCTGGCTCGATTGTATTTCAAGGCGTGCCGATCACCCACCTCTCACAATCGCAGCTACGTCCCATCCGTAAAAACATGCAGATGGTTTTCCAGGACCCCGCAGAGTCCTTGAACTCGAGGATGTCGGTAGGTCAGATTATAGCCGAGCCGTTAGAGGTGCAAGGCATTGGTACCAAGGCGACACGCCGGGATATGGTCGAGCAGCTGCTGGAACGCGTTGGGATGCCCAAAACCGCAGCGCAGCGGTTTTCGTTTGAGTTTTCAGGTGGTCAGCGCCAACGCATCGGTATCGCCCGCGCACTGGCACTGAACCCCGAGATGATTGTGCTCGATGAACCGGTATCCGCGCTTGATGTCTCTGTCCAAAGCCAGGTGCTTAATCTGCTGCTCGATCTTCAGGAGGAGTTCAACCTTGCCTATCTCTTTATTGCGCATGACCTGGCGGTGGTGAAACACATCTCAGATCGCGTTGCCGTGATGTATCTTGGGAAGATCGTCGAGCTTGCCGATGCCGATGACATTTACAAAAACCCCAGACACGCCTACACCAAGGCGCTGATCTCCGCCATCCCGGAGCCGGATCCCACGGCAGCTAAAGACCGTGTGCATCTTGAAGGTGAGATTCCCTCGCCGATCAATCCGCCTGCAGGGAGCGCCTTCGGCCATCGGATCAACCACCCGTTATATGAGTCGACCATCGGTATGGACATGTCTCTCGTAGAGATTGAAAAAAACCACTGGGTAGCGGCTGATCCCTGCTGTATCAGCGAGCATGATTTCGAGAAGGCCAGGGGGCTGTTATAG
- a CDS encoding ABC transporter ATP-binding protein translates to MENGEWLRAVDGVSFRVPKGKTVGVVGESGCGKSVTAMSIVSLLPKPMGHILEGQIIFKGEDLCQASDDRMHEVRGGEIGVIFQEPMTALNPCHRIGKQISESLVLHRGMSKREALKESVELLDKVGIPAPERRVMEYPHQLSGGMRQRVVIAIALACKPDLLIADEPTTALDVTVQSQILELMEDLQNEMGMSTILITHDLGVIAGHCDEVVVMYAGRVVERAPVKELYASPRHAYTKGLLNAIPTLATARKSKLNTIEGQVASIKDFVPGCRFCQRMERTGDTLKNRAPFVEISKDHWVEACPKCVDLQPQASV, encoded by the coding sequence ATGGAAAACGGCGAGTGGTTGCGTGCCGTCGATGGTGTTTCCTTCCGGGTGCCCAAGGGTAAGACCGTCGGTGTTGTCGGCGAGTCAGGTTGCGGCAAGAGTGTCACCGCGATGTCGATCGTAAGCTTGTTACCCAAACCCATGGGGCATATCCTCGAAGGCCAGATCATTTTTAAAGGTGAGGATCTTTGCCAGGCCAGTGATGACCGGATGCACGAAGTGCGTGGGGGGGAGATCGGGGTGATTTTCCAGGAGCCGATGACGGCTCTGAACCCATGCCACAGAATCGGCAAGCAAATCTCCGAGTCGCTGGTTCTCCATCGGGGTATGAGTAAACGTGAAGCCTTGAAGGAATCCGTGGAGTTACTCGACAAGGTGGGGATTCCCGCTCCTGAACGCAGGGTGATGGAATATCCGCACCAGCTGTCCGGTGGTATGCGTCAGCGTGTTGTGATTGCCATCGCCCTGGCATGCAAACCGGATCTGCTTATCGCTGACGAGCCGACGACGGCACTCGATGTCACGGTCCAATCGCAGATTCTTGAACTGATGGAGGACCTTCAGAATGAAATGGGGATGTCAACCATCCTGATTACCCACGACCTGGGTGTGATCGCCGGTCACTGTGATGAGGTGGTTGTAATGTATGCCGGACGCGTGGTCGAACGCGCTCCGGTCAAGGAACTCTACGCCTCGCCCCGGCATGCCTACACCAAAGGCCTGCTCAATGCGATCCCTACGCTGGCCACAGCCCGCAAGTCAAAGCTCAACACCATCGAAGGCCAGGTCGCCTCCATCAAGGATTTTGTCCCGGGATGCCGATTCTGCCAACGCATGGAAAGAACCGGTGATACCTTGAAAAACAGGGCTCCCTTTGTGGAAATCTCCAAAGACCACTGGGTCGAAGCATGCCCCAAGTGCGTCGACCTGCAACCCCAAGCTTCAGTCTAA